tatattcattattCGGATTAATGAACTAAATCAGATAGTTATATGAGTGAAAGAAAACAgcttagataaataaaaattagcaGTCAAAATATTGAGTCTCATTTNTCCGTTCTCTTCTTCCCtgaccgatgtgggatctcacaatccaccccccttcggggttcaacgccctcgctgacactcattctcttctccaatcgatatgggaccccctattccaccccccttcgggacccagtgtccttgctggcacaccgtctcatgtccaccccctttgggactcaacctcctcgctagcacatcgctcgatgtctgactttgataccatttgtaacgacccaagcccaccactagcggatcttgttctctttgggcttcccctcaaggtttttaaaacgtgtctgctagggagaggtttccacacccttataaagaatgtttcgttctcctccccaaccgatgtgagatctcacagaaTACATAtgcataatttatttgattgcaAGAAAGAAACGAACAAGTTGAGGCATTGTTTTTTTCAACTTGAGGGACCCGTGAGTCAACCAGATGAACCCACAGAGGCTGATTAGTTTGTTGGCAAAGGAGattaacaaaagaacaaaaacaagccCCAAGATAGCAAGCAACTAAAGCAGTCGAAGTTCATAGCTTAAGCAAGTaaactaaaaatgaaacttaaatacttttttactCGTAAACATACTACATGTTGCCAAGAACATGCCCACCATCCATGAATTTGGTGCTTCATTTGATTAGAGGCTCAAGGATTCACAATTTGTCTtcaaatttttccttttctacaAATTTGTGCAAGCAAATGGTATGGTAGGCCAATATGTTTTGCATAATAAACAAGGCAAACCATGTGAGAAATTGCCAACTTCTTCACCTGATGTTTTCTATCCCTCTTTACTTTCCTACTTATCCATGATCCAATCCTTGAcaaaatttctatatatagacacacacacacacacacacacacacatacaaCACTCATTCAAAGCCAAGCACATAAACAAGTACCATAACaagtcctttgaaatccattTCAAAAGGCAATTCAAACCAGAGTCTCTACTTCCTTGTTCTAAAATCATACAGAGATGGGAGTCCACTTGACAGGAATAGCAAATGCAAAGCAAAAGCTGCAGAGAACTTTCACGGCAAAACAGGGGATTGGATCGACAGTGACGAATGTTCCTAAAGGGCATTTTGCAGTGTACGTAGGCGAAATGCAGAAGAAGAGATTTGTGATTCCGATATCGTACCTGAATCATCCATTGTTCAAGGATTTGCTGAACCTTGCGGAAGAGGAATTTGGATTCGATCATCCAATGGGCGGCCTCACCATTCCTTGTACCGAAGATTACTTCATCACCTTAACTTCTGCCCTAAATTGTTCGTAGATTTGCAatccccttcttcttcatcccaAATCCGACACTTCTCTGGTTCGATTTTTATTAACATGAGAGATTCAATCAAAGCCGCTCCCTCTGTTAATctgttaattttgtttgttcttcctaatcaatcattattattaatattattattaccatTTCGAGTTCCAACTCTtaatttcaccttttttttttaatttaaatgaaagcgttaatttttcaaattatgctAATTAAATCacgttaaaattttaaattatcgctaattatatatatttttttttaaacctatccatccaaaatatttatcatcacgcactaaaattaaaatttaggtaTAAAATCCAATACCCGACAAAATTTGGACAAACCTAGAATGGGTCGTAACCCGAAACCCGAAACCCGAggtaataaaaaagatttgagCCAAAGCCAAAATCAAACCTCTTCGACCTCGACACGAGGTCGAAGCCAACCATATGATCGCCCTCTCAAAAGGGCATCCACCCACCAGTCCTCTAAAAAAcaacttaattattaatttaaaattttcaatatcaataaccatattttaaatatttaaatagctttttttaaaaaaaatgttataatttattacaaattatttataagtagagattttttaaaaataaatttagaaaataaatttaaaaacaaaagagaaggaTTGCTCCAAAATGTTTGCAAAATGGCACtatattaatgtattttggaattattaatgaaaatgaaatgatagtgatagaaaataattattatttaatattagttaagaaaaagtttcatataattaaataatatatttttcatattaaaatttaggttatgatatttttttttttacaggaattctcatttttataaaatatattttaaaattatacaaaaattttagaaacaacaaattcaagttttttttttttttttttttgttaattatatttatttacaactTTGTCCcttaatttatagaaaaaattatagaaatttaaaacttttttttttttaattattgaagattatattataatctaaaactttaaattcttaaaaaattatgatagtaaaatattatattatatttgttgtTAAATTCAACTCGTTTATATCTGTTTGAGATAAGACCGACCCTCTTTTAGCTCAATAAGATAGCTTACAACcgttaaaacaaaaatgtgatccatataaaaatgaagcgtataaaaaaatgttatcttATTGGTTCAAATCTTATGAGATAAGAAAAATGCGGATATGCTTTAATCGAGCAAAAAAGTGCAAAACCTTTTTGTAAACACGTCAATGATTAGAGATCACTATCATTTCGTGGGacacattttaataaattatcaatttttatcgacatttatataaatatatatattatttatttatttatttatttttgtgattggaatggtttgattttttttatataatcatttaatttttagttacatatattttaaaattttaatataatttattttcttgagttAAACTTAACctatacaaatttattattaattttaaaatatatattttttattttatatatatatatatatatatatatatatatatatatatatatatatatatatatatatattttaattctttagaatatttttaactatttttcaaaatatatacgGAAATTGAggggtaaattttaattaaacttttgataataaataaataacatttttctttcgttaaaaacaaaaatttgaataaaatactCGAACCATCCCAATAAAcctaattcaaaaaatttatatttaaattaggttgaattcattattaatatatatatatatatatatatatataNaactttaaattcttaaaaaattatgatagtaaaatattatattatatttgttgtTAAATTCAACTCGTTTATATCTGTTTGAGATAAGACCGACCCTCTTTTAGCTCAATAAGATAGCTTACAACcgttaaaacaaaaatgtgatccatataaaaatgaagcgtataaaaaaatgttatcttATTGGTTCAAATCTTATGAGATAAGAAAAATGCGGATATGCTTTAATCGAGCAAAAAAGTGCAAAACCTTTTTGTAAACACGTCAATGATTAGAGATCACTATCATTTCGTGGGacacattttaataaattatcaatttttatcgacatttatataaatatatatattatttatttatttatttatttttgtgattggaatggtttgattttttttatataatcatttaatttttagttacatatattttaaaattttaatataatttattttcttgagttAAACTTAACctatacaaatttattattaattttaaaata
This sequence is a window from Cucurbita pepo subsp. pepo cultivar mu-cu-16 chromosome LG04, ASM280686v2, whole genome shotgun sequence. Protein-coding genes within it:
- the LOC111792541 gene encoding auxin-induced protein 15A-like, whose amino-acid sequence is MGVHLTGIANAKQKLQRTFTAKQGIGSTVTNVPKGHFAVYVGEMQKKRFVIPISYLNHPLFKDLLNLAEEEFGFDHPMGGLTIPCTEDYFITLTSALNCS